A single region of the Marinobacter salinisoli genome encodes:
- a CDS encoding outer membrane beta-barrel domain-containing protein yields MENRSEHVFLSASLTARSATSALLLAGALTLPQLANAQDSDDSTKPAPVQVIAPEVEPRSIREADIDAEFFEIGAFAGMMTIDNFSSEPLVGVSAAFHATEDFFLQFNYGVTEAGLTSFEELSGANVRLLTDSDRKYSYYDFLVGYNIFPGEVFFSDTLTFNSAFYLVGGVGNTDFGGESNFTTTLGTGFRVVLLDWLTVHVDFRDHMFKSDLIRESQLTHNIELSSGFTLFF; encoded by the coding sequence ATGGAAAATCGGTCTGAACACGTTTTTCTAAGTGCCAGTCTGACGGCCCGATCCGCGACCTCCGCCCTGCTCCTGGCGGGCGCGCTGACCCTGCCTCAACTGGCCAACGCCCAGGACAGCGACGACAGCACGAAACCAGCACCGGTTCAGGTTATCGCACCGGAAGTGGAGCCGCGGAGCATTCGGGAAGCGGATATTGACGCCGAGTTTTTCGAAATCGGTGCCTTTGCCGGCATGATGACCATCGACAACTTCAGCTCGGAACCGCTGGTGGGCGTGAGCGCCGCGTTCCACGCCACGGAAGACTTCTTCCTGCAGTTCAACTACGGCGTTACCGAAGCGGGGCTGACCTCGTTCGAGGAACTGAGCGGCGCCAACGTGCGCCTGCTGACGGATTCGGACCGCAAGTACAGCTACTACGACTTCCTGGTGGGCTACAACATCTTCCCGGGCGAGGTGTTCTTCAGCGATACGCTGACCTTCAACTCAGCGTTCTATCTGGTGGGCGGGGTTGGCAACACCGACTTCGGTGGCGAGAGCAATTTCACCACCACCCTCGGTACCGGGTTCCGGGTGGTTCTGCTCGACTGGCTGACCGTGCACGTGGACTTCCGGGATCACATGTTCAAGAGCGACCTGATTCGCGAGTCGCAACTGACACACAACATCGAACTGTCCTCCGGCTTCACCCTGTTCTTCTAA
- a CDS encoding SH3 domain-containing protein, whose product MRRLSRRILVGLMLAAPLSPTAAQTAFENDAAVLQVVDPFIELHTAPGRGYPVFHVIEKGEQVELIKRKTNWYKVRSSDGQEGWTKATQLGRTLQPTGLPADLPEVSHGEYLESSWRVGFTAGLFEESTSFSLTVGYRPLTWIGAEVEAGKIYNRSVTSDYYSANLIFEPMHQWDVTPYLLTGISRFSFDARQKVLLSDLGDADGVNVGGGLSYYVGRNFLIRAEYRVYSVSSNSESTGLSEWKIGLNTFF is encoded by the coding sequence ATGCGCAGATTATCCCGACGTATTCTTGTCGGACTGATGCTGGCGGCGCCGCTTTCACCGACCGCTGCACAAACTGCGTTCGAAAACGACGCCGCCGTGCTGCAGGTGGTGGACCCGTTTATCGAACTGCACACGGCGCCCGGCCGCGGCTACCCCGTGTTTCACGTTATCGAGAAGGGCGAACAGGTAGAGCTGATCAAGCGCAAGACCAACTGGTACAAGGTCCGCTCTTCCGACGGCCAGGAAGGCTGGACCAAGGCCACCCAGCTGGGCCGGACACTGCAACCCACAGGGCTGCCGGCGGACCTGCCTGAAGTCAGTCATGGTGAATACCTGGAATCCAGCTGGCGGGTGGGCTTTACTGCCGGGCTGTTCGAGGAATCAACCAGCTTCAGCCTGACGGTGGGTTACCGGCCACTGACCTGGATCGGTGCGGAAGTGGAAGCCGGCAAGATCTACAACCGCTCGGTGACCAGCGATTACTACAGCGCCAACCTGATTTTCGAACCCATGCACCAGTGGGACGTCACCCCCTACCTGCTCACCGGCATCTCGAGATTTTCCTTTGATGCGCGGCAGAAGGTATTGCTCAGTGATCTGGGCGATGCCGACGGGGTCAACGTTGGCGGCGGCCTCAGCTACTACGTTGGCCGCAATTTCCTTATTCGTGCCGAATACCGGGTGTATTCGGTTTCTTCAAATTCAGAAAGCACAGGTTTAAGTGAATGGAAAATCGGTCTGAACACGTTTTTCTAA
- a CDS encoding tetratricopeptide repeat protein gives MKLVRAAQQSLRQAVAGIAIGAMCLPASVAAPVTSVQDLKYGAILFEFYQQNYFEALVEYAWAEDHGGIVNHGTYPELLKGGISLSYGLDAQAEDIFNRVARENLNEETSNRAWFYLGKMQYLRGDVSDAARNLGRIQGDMPAAVDDEYRYLAALVNVKLGYFSAGESVADTIDDDSPFAPYFYFNLAIAYGGQQESGRAIGALEKVIELNDGSEELRRLSDRARMALSYLYAGRDDHVNAGMQLSRISTSGAYSNRGLLGASWMAINDGEFRNALGPLDALTDRSIALPEVQEAILLQPHVYEQMGLNGRAAQGFIDADQKFRDALEWLQKARTSLKGADVLELFVRNLDQVLGESDWFGAAPSVSVNHLSPFLVDLMSDHAFQSVLKDLRDLYAIRNNLERWQDRRDDFEVILSARAGSLDGESHRQGMNRLARYLEEARQSYQNLASRVTGQPETAREKLQWQMEELAFDIARGEQMLDALRSAHSVSEGDQFSLAVSRMMSQVDEQMTQTDGLIAHLEDVMLNLVGTELDIHEERLKQYQVEAQLAKVRILDRSLQYLDGPAETDEVDADPAVSAQPEEGDDHAI, from the coding sequence ATGAAGCTTGTGCGCGCCGCCCAACAGTCACTGAGGCAAGCCGTTGCCGGGATCGCTATCGGTGCGATGTGCCTGCCGGCCAGTGTTGCCGCGCCGGTCACCAGTGTTCAGGATCTGAAATACGGCGCCATCCTGTTTGAGTTCTACCAGCAGAATTACTTCGAGGCGCTGGTGGAGTACGCCTGGGCTGAGGACCATGGTGGTATCGTCAATCACGGTACCTATCCGGAGCTGTTGAAGGGCGGGATCAGCCTGTCCTACGGTCTGGACGCTCAGGCCGAAGACATCTTCAACCGCGTTGCCCGCGAAAACCTGAACGAAGAAACCAGCAACCGGGCCTGGTTTTACCTGGGCAAGATGCAGTATCTCCGTGGCGACGTGAGCGATGCGGCCCGCAACCTTGGCCGTATCCAGGGCGATATGCCGGCGGCGGTGGATGATGAATACCGGTATCTGGCGGCACTGGTCAACGTGAAGCTGGGTTACTTCTCGGCGGGCGAGTCGGTGGCCGATACCATTGATGACGACAGCCCCTTTGCACCCTATTTTTACTTCAATCTGGCGATTGCCTACGGTGGCCAGCAGGAATCCGGCCGGGCAATAGGTGCGCTGGAAAAGGTCATTGAACTGAATGACGGCAGTGAAGAGCTGCGGCGTCTGTCGGATCGGGCGCGCATGGCGCTGTCTTACCTGTACGCCGGCCGCGACGATCACGTCAACGCGGGCATGCAGTTGTCCCGCATCAGTACCAGCGGCGCATACTCCAATCGCGGCCTGCTGGGTGCCAGCTGGATGGCCATCAACGATGGTGAGTTCCGCAACGCCCTCGGTCCGCTGGACGCGCTGACTGACCGCTCCATCGCCCTGCCGGAAGTTCAGGAAGCCATTTTGCTGCAGCCCCACGTGTACGAACAGATGGGACTGAACGGGCGCGCGGCCCAGGGCTTTATCGACGCCGACCAGAAATTCCGTGATGCCCTCGAATGGCTGCAGAAAGCGCGGACCTCCCTGAAGGGCGCGGACGTGCTTGAGCTGTTCGTTCGCAATCTGGATCAGGTGCTGGGTGAAAGCGACTGGTTTGGCGCCGCGCCATCGGTCTCCGTTAACCACCTGTCGCCGTTCCTGGTGGACCTGATGTCCGATCACGCGTTCCAGTCCGTGCTCAAGGACCTTCGCGATCTGTACGCCATCCGCAACAACCTGGAGCGTTGGCAGGATCGGCGTGACGACTTCGAGGTGATTCTGTCAGCCCGCGCCGGCAGCCTGGATGGCGAAAGCCATCGTCAGGGCATGAACCGTCTTGCCCGTTATCTGGAAGAGGCGCGCCAGAGCTATCAGAACCTGGCCAGCCGTGTTACGGGGCAGCCCGAGACCGCCCGTGAGAAGCTGCAGTGGCAGATGGAAGAGCTGGCGTTTGACATTGCCCGTGGCGAGCAGATGCTGGACGCACTGCGCAGCGCCCACTCGGTATCCGAGGGCGACCAGTTCAGCCTGGCGGTGAGCCGGATGATGTCGCAGGTGGATGAGCAGATGACTCAGACCGATGGCCTGATTGCCCACCTGGAAGACGTGATGCTGAACCTGGTCGGAACCGAGCTCGATATTCACGAAGAGCGACTGAAGCAGTATCAGGTGGAAGCGCAGCTGGCCAAGGTCCGGATTCTGGATCGCTCCCTGCAATACCTGGATGGCCCGGCGGAAACCGACGAGGTTGACGCCGACCCTGCGGTTTCCGCACAGCCGGAAGAGGGTGACGACCATGCGATCTAA